Proteins found in one Brachypodium distachyon strain Bd21 chromosome 5, Brachypodium_distachyon_v3.0, whole genome shotgun sequence genomic segment:
- the LOC100827635 gene encoding uncharacterized acetyltransferase At3g50280, with amino-acid sequence MAMEGCAKLTMPAAGVRVVSRRMVRPSSVPDAETVHLTPWDLQMLTIDYIQKGVLLPQPPAGAGEDDLVARLASSLARALGRFYPFAGRLAVEEKEGGRVSVSLHCTGEGAEFVHAVAPGVAAADVATSLYVPRLVWSFFPLGGLVGADAAAAGSRRPVLAAQVTELADGGVFVAMSLNHCVADGTAFWHLFNTWSEMSRVGAGVEISKPPPALERWFLPGTRPVPIPLPFAKLEHIIRRFERPLPVEECFFHFSAERVQSLKARANTEAAGAGSESEATLSSLQSLLAHTWRAVSRARRLPPTEETTYTVLVGCRDRVKGVPRDYAGNAVVRATARSTAGEILGHGLGWTARLLNRAVASSGDEAAVRGFLGRWAREPRFAYLAGFWNPAMVVTGNSPRFDAFGNDFGWGAPVAVRSGGANKVDGRVTVYEGRGGRGSMALEVCLAPEALARLVADDEFV; translated from the coding sequence ATGGCGATGGAAGGTTGTGCCAAGCTGACTATGCCTGCAGCCGGCGTCCGCGTGGTCTCCCGCCGCATGGTCCGGCCGTCGTCGGTGCCTGACGCAGAGACCGTGCACCTGACGCCGTGGGACCTTCAGATGCTCACCATAGATTACATCCAGAAGGGCGTCCTCCTGCCCCAgcctcccgccggcgccggagaagacgaccTCGTCGCGCGCCTAGCGTCGTCCCTGGCACGCGCTCTGGGACGCTTCTACCCCTtcgccggccgcctcgccgtggaggagaaggaaggtGGCAGGGTCTCCGTCTCGTTGCACTGCACTGGCGAGGGCGCCGAGTTCGTGCACGCGGTGGCACCCGGCGTCGCCGCGGCCGACGTCGCCACGTCGCTGTACGTCCCTCGCCTGGTCTGGTCCTTCTTCCCGCTCGGCGGGCTGGTCGGCGCAGacgcggcggcagccggctcCCGACGACCCGTCCTTGCCGCGCAGGTCACCGAGCTTGCCGATGGCGGCGTGTTCGTCGCCATGTCGCTCAACCACTGCGTCGCCGACGGGACCGCGTTCTGGCACCTCTTCAATACCTGGTCCGAGATGAGCCGTGTCGGCGCCGGAGTCGAGATCtccaagccgccgccggcgctcgaGCGGTGGTTCCTCCCGGGCACTCGCCCCGTGCCGATCCCTCTCCCCTTCGCCAAGCTGGAGCACATCATCCGGCGCTTCGAGCGCCCTTTGCCCGTGGAGGAGTGCTTCTTCCACTTCTCCGCGGAGCGCGTGCAAAGCCTCAAGGCGAGAGCGAACAccgaggccgccggcgccggctcggAGTCGGAGGCGACCCTCTCGTCCCTCCAGTCCCTGCTCGCTCACACGTGGCGCGCGGTGTCCCGCGCCCGGCGCCTCCCGCCGACGGAGGAAACGACGTACACGGTGCTCGTCGGGTGCCGAGACCGGGTCAAGGGCGTGCCGCGGGACTACGCGGGGAACGCCGTGGTGCGCGCGACGGCGAGGTCCACGGCAGGGGAGATCCTGGGCCACGGGCTGGGGTGGACGGCGCGGCTGCTGAACCGGGCCGTGGCGTCGTCGGGAGACGAGGCTGCCGTGAGGGGGTTCCTCGGCCGCTGGGCCCGGGAGCCGCGGTTCGCGTACCTGGCGGGGTTCTGGAACCCGGCCATGGTGGTCACCGGGAACTCGCCGCGGTTCGACGCGTTCGGGAACGACTTCGGCTGGGGCGCGCCCGTTGCCGTgcggagcggcggagccaacAAGGTGGACGGCAGGGTGACGGTGTacgagggccgcggcggccgcgggagCATGGCGCTCGAGGTGTGCCTCGCGCCCGAGGCGCTCGCGCGGCTCGTAGCCGACGACGAGTTCGTATAG
- the LOC104585388 gene encoding nicotinamidase 2 has translation MAPPVSHTYTKYETRRRDPDPRHAALLVIDVQAHFASLAAAAMPAIAATVALCRGAGIPVVYTRHIDPVPPSRPLAEWWPGDGDRILAGTPAAALLPGAGRIAGVDMEVEKSTYSAFAAGTGLEETLRGMGVQEVIVAGVMTNLCCETTARDAFVRGFRVFFSADATATASPDLHEATLVNMAFGFAYIVDCERLQAAFGKASE, from the coding sequence ATGGCGCCTCCCGTCTCGCACACGTATACCAAGTACGAGACGCGCCGCCGCGATCCGGACCCTCGCcacgcggcgctcctcgtcaTCGACGTGCAGGCGCACTTCGCGtcgctggccgcggcggccatgccggccatcgccgccaccgtgGCGCTCTGCCGCGGCGCCGGTATCCCGGTGGTCTACACCCGTCACATCGATCCCGTGCCTCCAAGCCGCCCGCTCGCCGAGTGGTggcccggcgacggcgaccgcATCTTGGCAGggacgccggccgcggcgctgCTCCCCGGGGCCGGCCGCATCGCGGGGGTCGACATGGAAGTGGAGAAGAGCACGTACAGCGCCTTCGCGGCCGGCACGGGGCTGGAGGAGACGCTGCGCGGGATGGGCGTCCAGGAGGTGATCGTGGCGGGCGTGATGACCAACCTGTGCTGCGAGACCACCGCGCGGGACGCGTTCGTGAGGGGGTTCCGGGTGTTCTTCTCGGCCgacgccacggccacggccagcCCGGACCTGCACGAGGCGACACTCGTTAACATGGCCTTTGGGTTCGCGTACATCGTCGACTGCGAGCGGCTCCAGGCGGCATTTGGGAAGGCAAGTGAATAG